One window from the genome of Streptomyces cadmiisoli encodes:
- a CDS encoding polymorphic toxin-type HINT domain-containing protein, with translation MFDRLPSARHRRLARTVVPVVAAALFVGLLPAQSFALPPDPAKAETGRESLTLEKLEDEEPVPGTVAKRNLAALRARVPAEMLAAPTNTVNPPSNLNGSVPFGSSAGSASAQKTNSAAQAAGLTPVGSLPVSLGQASGHPAPTGTWHVSIPDRAEEISQGVDGAVLVVQAPDAGAVPVSARLDYAKFELLYGADWASRLRFVQFPDCYLTTPNDEACQTYEELETLNDTASKSLTATIDPAADTGATPASADGTPEKNSGVVQAGYRKDTATSAAAAASTAVVGAIDSGKGAGGSFTATPLAADGKWQAGGSSGAFTWSYPLTVPSPPAGPTPSVSFDYNSQTVDGRTAVSSPQSSWIGEGWSYDPGHIERRYRTCQDDRKTLTAGTPNNTATKDKTTDLCWVSYNAVMSLRGKTTELVRDAASGSNPEQDTEVYRPQQDDGTRVERRVGGTNGDNNGEYWVVTTTDGTRYYYGLNQVGGGHADTGSVSTVPVFGNHPNEPCHTNSFADSRCGTGKQQAWRWGLDKVVDVHGNTMIVNWKQETNYYAVRKKFTSPERYDRYAYPASIEYGMRPDSLTKPSATVDFGAKQRCLRSDTACDPDNFAKTDDPGAYRPWWDTPGNLNCKSTSDLCPAFPSFWTQLRLDTVTTKAARAGQTGLGKVDQYTLRQSFPEDWYDTSPGLWLNSITRTGYAPGDNTGTLQSKDGISFTQYTVGTQAPKEMQARLLDRQLPNLVTNGKADQRPGYTRPRIGTISTSNGADIEIEYTGGCASEPAEDKGEDNGTCYPVRWSPDGDEKTPAKAWFNKYVVDSVTETDKVTSHGRPVTTQYAYTGPAWAKSDDEFTRTALHTYSDWRGYRQVAATKGSKSSSTTAGITQSQSYSETRYFQGVGGAVKDSTQAYTLLADDAPQYAGMTAESITYKDSSKDPDGIRPIAKRTLNFPWSKQTASRPREAENGTELEPLLAHRTGIKRTDEIQKADSSWRAVRTLTEVDDTYGLPTQVETAVVKPNGTGETLSEQTCTVTSYVHNTTTWLIGLPKKQRSTGTTCAAHDTADPKTRLIKDVQLSYDGLGHGQTPTKGLVTSSAEANGDGISNSVVTTSTYDPLGRIRKITKPGAGVTETQYTPADEGGPVTSMKVINAKGHTVTTTLDPGRSLALTVTDANGRVSRNEYDALGRLIKGWSPSRSSGNQSPNVEIAYQTAAATPSKALPPAVTTRTLKDDGTYSTQVTIYDGLLRPVQTQSEAHGPGRIITGTTYNDHGLVHEQTAGYLAKGEPVTELFAPKSLSLIPSWLHHRYDGLERPVRVATYHSGTYVHAAHTTYYDTSTYVNPAGSTAPRTRTYTDTLGRVTSIRHYSDDTSNNGRVTAYEYDARGHRTGVVDPAGNTWTYEYDARGRLTSATDPDTGTTDTGYDTADRPNHIKNARQQETFTEYDLLGRVTKVREGSATSTPVKEYTYDDAPGGIGQPYTSKRHTDTGDYTNRITGYDTEYRPTGTETVIPANSMTTGLAGTYANTYTYTPTGKLQSVTLPAAGGLAKEKVVNRYTSDGLPESTSGLTWYTADATHSPYGEVLRTVSGPQPHRVWTTNFTDPHTGRLQRTVTDRETSGPHRITDSYYSYDASGLITSNSRNHGDAAQGVWDTQCFTYDVMGELAHAWTSNMTPTGNATGCKAANGTTWGHRTNYQNSSGPVADAPDAQTDAETPDTSLAASLAAAAPDATTLSTGTTAYRQSFTFDWIGNRATMTEHDTADPSKNTKYTYGYGKTVTNNGTTAAATAQPHTMTSIASTPAGKNSTYRYDATGNTEIRNLHDTSQSLVWTQENKLDSITDDGTKTTYVYDAGGNRLLENSPSGSTLYLGETELTTNASGTITRASRSYTQPGAPTVVRTTNNGATTGHKLNVLIADHLGTANTAVELSTTQPMTRREFKPYGELRGTKPTTWPNKRTYLGVGIDDQATGLTHIGAREYDQNSGRFLSADPIIDIANPLQMNGYAYSSNSPITNSDPTGLCSDLDCPTRPSPDYQNTTPGHEPGKPTKSANTLYAENGESYSSPGGTANSGRPGNRTKSTVYNTTPPTYQYQSTNGVCVWATASSCSSVASSADEVPIPDLPCLEGDSLCDTRNHLYKFGVETGMTGGSLGFFAARPGIRWYKGGRARVGANCNNCFLAGTGVLMADGSSKAIEDVIVGDTVQAADPETGESGPRKVTHLIVTRHDKHFNDLSIATEDGIEKLTATHEHPFWSPSQDAWVDAANLTPGMTLLTDDGTTVIITDNKAFTRAATTYNLTVDDLHTYYVLAGATPVLVHNSGGCNVADGPRLQARLAAEELAGADGHAFQKHVVEQGEFPGIRTRAQFADMIEGVILNGERRVRSDGASAYWRNGVIVIRNPRSRDGGTVFAPQEGYRYFTRNFRSE, from the coding sequence GTGTTCGATCGACTGCCTTCTGCTCGCCATCGTCGTCTGGCACGCACCGTGGTGCCTGTCGTTGCGGCCGCGTTGTTTGTGGGATTGCTGCCCGCGCAATCGTTCGCGCTGCCTCCGGATCCGGCGAAGGCGGAAACTGGCCGGGAATCGCTGACGCTCGAGAAACTCGAGGATGAAGAGCCCGTGCCCGGCACGGTGGCCAAGCGGAACTTGGCGGCTCTCAGGGCCCGGGTTCCCGCGGAGATGCTCGCGGCGCCCACCAACACCGTGAATCCCCCGTCCAACCTGAATGGCTCGGTCCCGTTCGGCTCAAGCGCGGGCTCCGCTTCGGCTCAAAAGACAAACTCGGCAGCCCAGGCCGCCGGGCTGACCCCCGTTGGCTCCCTCCCTGTCAGTCTCGGCCAGGCGAGCGGCCATCCAGCTCCGACGGGCACCTGGCACGTCAGCATTCCCGACCGCGCCGAGGAGATCAGCCAAGGCGTGGATGGTGCCGTGCTGGTGGTGCAGGCACCCGATGCCGGCGCTGTCCCGGTCTCGGCCAGGCTGGACTACGCCAAGTTCGAACTGCTCTACGGCGCCGACTGGGCTTCCCGGCTGCGCTTCGTCCAGTTCCCCGACTGCTATCTGACGACGCCGAACGACGAGGCGTGCCAGACGTACGAAGAACTTGAGACACTCAACGACACGGCGTCCAAGTCCCTCACCGCCACGATCGACCCGGCGGCGGACACAGGAGCGACGCCAGCGTCGGCTGATGGGACTCCGGAGAAGAACTCTGGTGTGGTCCAAGCCGGCTACCGGAAGGACACCGCAACTTCCGCAGCGGCCGCTGCCAGTACGGCGGTCGTCGGCGCGATCGACTCCGGCAAGGGCGCCGGCGGCTCCTTCACGGCAACCCCACTGGCGGCTGACGGGAAGTGGCAGGCGGGAGGATCATCGGGTGCGTTCACCTGGTCCTATCCCCTGACCGTGCCGAGTCCGCCCGCAGGTCCTACGCCGTCGGTCTCCTTCGACTACAACTCGCAGACGGTGGATGGTCGTACGGCCGTTTCCTCACCCCAGAGCTCATGGATCGGGGAGGGCTGGTCCTACGATCCCGGCCACATCGAACGCCGCTACCGCACCTGCCAGGACGACCGTAAGACGCTCACCGCCGGCACTCCGAACAACACGGCCACGAAGGACAAGACGACTGACCTGTGCTGGGTCTCGTACAACGCCGTGATGTCCCTGCGTGGCAAGACCACTGAACTGGTGCGGGACGCCGCCTCCGGCAGTAACCCCGAACAGGACACCGAGGTATACCGTCCGCAGCAGGACGACGGCACCCGGGTCGAGCGCCGTGTCGGCGGCACCAACGGCGACAACAACGGCGAGTACTGGGTCGTCACCACCACCGACGGCACCCGCTACTACTACGGACTCAACCAGGTCGGCGGGGGCCACGCCGACACCGGTTCCGTCTCCACGGTCCCCGTCTTCGGCAACCACCCCAACGAGCCCTGCCACACGAACTCCTTCGCGGACTCGCGATGCGGCACGGGCAAGCAGCAGGCCTGGCGCTGGGGCCTGGACAAGGTCGTCGACGTCCACGGCAACACAATGATCGTCAACTGGAAGCAGGAGACGAACTACTACGCCGTCCGCAAGAAGTTCACGTCCCCGGAGCGCTACGACCGCTACGCCTACCCCGCCTCTATCGAATACGGCATGCGCCCCGACAGCCTGACCAAGCCGTCGGCCACCGTGGACTTCGGGGCCAAGCAGCGCTGCCTGAGATCCGACACCGCCTGCGATCCGGACAACTTCGCCAAGACCGACGACCCTGGCGCCTACCGCCCCTGGTGGGACACGCCCGGCAACCTCAACTGCAAGTCAACCTCCGACCTGTGCCCCGCCTTCCCCTCCTTCTGGACGCAGCTGCGCCTGGACACGGTGACGACGAAGGCCGCCCGTGCCGGGCAGACCGGTCTCGGCAAAGTCGACCAGTACACACTCCGGCAGTCGTTCCCTGAGGACTGGTACGACACCTCACCCGGCCTGTGGCTCAACTCCATCACCCGCACCGGCTACGCCCCCGGCGACAACACCGGCACCCTCCAGTCCAAAGACGGCATCAGCTTCACCCAGTACACCGTCGGCACCCAGGCACCCAAGGAGATGCAAGCCCGCCTCCTGGACCGTCAGCTGCCCAACCTGGTGACGAACGGCAAGGCGGATCAGCGTCCCGGCTACACCCGCCCGCGCATCGGGACCATCTCCACCTCGAACGGCGCCGACATCGAGATCGAGTACACGGGCGGCTGTGCGAGCGAACCTGCCGAGGACAAGGGCGAAGACAACGGCACCTGCTATCCCGTGCGCTGGTCGCCGGACGGAGACGAGAAGACGCCGGCCAAAGCGTGGTTCAACAAATACGTCGTCGACTCGGTGACCGAGACGGACAAGGTCACCTCGCACGGCAGACCCGTCACCACGCAGTACGCCTACACCGGTCCCGCCTGGGCCAAGAGCGACGACGAGTTCACCCGCACGGCACTGCACACCTACAGCGACTGGCGCGGCTACCGCCAGGTAGCCGCCACCAAGGGCAGCAAGTCCAGCTCGACGACGGCGGGCATCACGCAGTCCCAGTCCTACTCGGAGACCCGTTACTTCCAGGGCGTGGGCGGAGCGGTCAAGGACTCCACACAGGCCTACACCCTGCTCGCCGACGATGCTCCGCAGTACGCGGGCATGACAGCAGAAAGCATCACCTACAAGGACTCGAGCAAGGACCCGGACGGAATCAGGCCGATTGCCAAGCGCACGCTGAACTTTCCCTGGTCGAAGCAGACCGCGTCCCGTCCTCGGGAGGCGGAGAACGGCACCGAACTGGAGCCGCTGCTGGCCCACCGCACCGGCATCAAGCGCACGGATGAGATCCAGAAAGCCGATTCGAGCTGGCGCGCTGTCAGGACACTGACCGAGGTCGACGACACCTATGGCCTGCCGACCCAGGTCGAGACGGCCGTGGTCAAGCCGAACGGCACCGGCGAGACGCTGTCCGAGCAGACATGCACGGTCACGTCGTATGTACACAACACGACCACGTGGCTGATCGGCTTGCCGAAGAAGCAGCGGAGTACGGGAACGACCTGCGCTGCCCACGACACCGCGGACCCCAAGACCCGGCTCATCAAGGACGTGCAGCTCAGCTACGACGGCCTGGGCCACGGACAGACGCCGACCAAGGGCCTTGTCACATCGTCCGCCGAGGCCAACGGAGACGGAATATCCAACTCCGTTGTCACCACGAGCACATACGACCCCCTCGGCCGTATCCGGAAGATCACCAAGCCGGGTGCCGGTGTGACCGAGACCCAGTACACCCCCGCCGACGAGGGCGGCCCGGTCACCTCCATGAAGGTGATCAACGCCAAGGGGCACACGGTCACCACGACCTTGGACCCGGGCCGCAGCCTCGCGCTGACGGTCACCGACGCCAACGGCCGGGTGAGCCGCAACGAGTACGACGCTCTCGGCCGTCTGATCAAGGGCTGGTCGCCGTCCCGCTCCTCCGGTAACCAGTCACCGAACGTCGAGATCGCCTACCAGACGGCAGCCGCCACTCCGAGCAAGGCCCTGCCCCCTGCCGTCACGACCCGGACACTCAAGGACGACGGCACCTACAGCACGCAGGTGACGATCTACGACGGCCTGCTGCGCCCAGTGCAGACACAGTCCGAGGCCCACGGTCCCGGCCGGATCATCACCGGCACGACGTACAACGACCACGGTCTGGTCCACGAGCAGACAGCCGGCTACCTCGCCAAGGGGGAACCCGTCACCGAACTGTTTGCACCCAAGTCACTGTCACTGATACCAAGCTGGCTTCACCACCGCTACGACGGCCTGGAGCGGCCCGTCCGTGTGGCGACCTACCACAGCGGCACCTATGTGCACGCCGCCCACACGACGTACTACGACACCAGCACATACGTCAATCCGGCCGGCTCAACCGCCCCGCGGACCCGCACCTACACCGACACTCTCGGCAGAGTCACCTCGATCCGCCACTACTCCGACGACACCAGCAACAACGGGCGCGTGACAGCCTACGAGTACGACGCCCGTGGCCACCGCACCGGTGTCGTCGACCCGGCAGGCAACACCTGGACGTACGAGTACGACGCCCGGGGCCGCCTCACCTCCGCCACCGACCCCGACACCGGCACCACGGACACCGGGTACGACACGGCTGACCGCCCCAACCACATCAAGAACGCCCGCCAGCAGGAGACGTTCACCGAATACGACCTCCTCGGCCGCGTCACCAAGGTCAGGGAAGGTTCCGCAACCTCCACCCCGGTCAAGGAATACACCTACGACGACGCGCCCGGCGGCATCGGCCAGCCCTACACCTCCAAGCGGCACACCGACACCGGCGACTACACCAACCGCATCACCGGTTACGACACGGAATACCGCCCCACCGGCACCGAGACGGTCATCCCGGCCAACTCGATGACCACGGGCCTGGCCGGTACCTACGCCAACACCTACACCTACACCCCGACGGGCAAACTCCAGTCCGTCACGCTGCCGGCCGCAGGCGGCCTGGCAAAGGAGAAAGTCGTCAACCGCTACACCAGCGACGGGCTACCGGAGTCCACCTCCGGCCTGACCTGGTACACAGCCGACGCCACCCACTCCCCGTACGGCGAAGTACTGCGCACCGTCTCCGGACCCCAGCCCCACCGCGTGTGGACGACCAACTTCACCGACCCCCACACCGGCCGCCTGCAGCGCACCGTCACCGACCGCGAAACCTCAGGCCCCCACCGCATCACCGACAGCTACTACTCCTACGACGCATCCGGCCTGATCACTTCCAACAGCCGCAACCACGGCGACGCAGCCCAAGGCGTCTGGGACACCCAGTGCTTCACCTACGACGTCATGGGCGAACTCGCCCACGCCTGGACGTCCAACATGACGCCCACCGGCAACGCCACCGGCTGCAAAGCAGCCAACGGCACCACATGGGGCCACCGCACCAACTACCAGAACTCCTCCGGCCCCGTCGCGGACGCACCTGACGCACAGACGGACGCGGAGACGCCCGACACCTCCCTAGCAGCATCTCTGGCCGCTGCAGCTCCTGACGCGACCACGCTGTCCACCGGCACGACCGCCTACCGCCAGTCCTTCACCTTCGACTGGATCGGCAACCGGGCCACCATGACCGAACACGACACAGCCGACCCGTCGAAGAACACCAAATACACCTACGGATACGGCAAGACCGTCACCAACAACGGCACCACGGCCGCGGCCACGGCCCAGCCGCACACGATGACGTCGATCGCCTCCACGCCAGCCGGGAAGAACAGCACCTACCGGTACGACGCCACCGGCAACACCGAAATCCGGAACCTGCACGACACATCGCAGAGCCTGGTCTGGACACAGGAGAACAAGCTCGACTCCATCACGGACGACGGCACGAAGACCACATACGTCTACGACGCCGGCGGCAACCGCCTCCTCGAGAACTCTCCGTCCGGCTCCACCCTGTACCTGGGCGAAACCGAACTCACCACCAACGCCAGCGGCACCATCACCCGCGCCTCCCGCTCCTACACACAGCCAGGCGCCCCCACGGTCGTCCGCACAACAAACAACGGCGCCACAACAGGCCACAAACTCAACGTCCTCATAGCCGACCACCTCGGCACAGCCAACACAGCAGTCGAACTCTCCACCACTCAGCCCATGACCCGCCGTGAGTTCAAACCGTACGGCGAACTCCGCGGCACCAAACCGACTACCTGGCCGAACAAGCGCACCTACCTCGGCGTCGGCATCGACGACCAGGCCACGGGCCTGACCCACATCGGAGCGCGCGAATACGACCAGAACTCGGGCCGCTTCCTCTCCGCCGACCCCATCATCGACATCGCAAACCCCCTGCAGATGAACGGGTACGCCTACAGCAGCAACAGCCCCATCACCAACTCAGACCCCACAGGCCTGTGTTCAGATCTCGATTGCCCGACTCGCCCGAGTCCCGACTATCAGAACACCACCCCGGGGCACGAACCTGGCAAACCCACAAAGTCTGCTAACACGCTCTACGCGGAGAACGGTGAGAGCTACAGCAGTCCCGGTGGAACAGCTAACAGTGGAAGGCCTGGCAACCGAACGAAGTCAACGGTCTATAACACTACGCCGCCGACTTATCAGTACCAGTCAACGAACGGTGTATGCGTTTGGGCGACGGCAAGTAGTTGTTCTTCGGTAGCGTCGTCAGCCGACGAGGTGCCGATTCCTGACTTGCCGTGCCTTGAAGGTGACTCCTTGTGCGACACAAGAAACCATCTCTATAAATTCGGCGTAGAGACGGGCATGACTGGTGGTTCTCTGGGATTCTTTGCGGCGAGGCCGGGGATTCGTTGGTATAAGGGCGGTCGCGCAAGAGTTGGAGCGAATTGTAACAATTGCTTCTTGGCCGGAACGGGCGTACTCATGGCGGATGGTTCAAGCAAAGCCATCGAAGACGTCATAGTCGGCGACACCGTTCAAGCCGCGGATCCCGAAACCGGCGAAAGCGGACCCCGCAAAGTCACCCATCTGATTGTCACCAGGCACGACAAGCATTTCAACGATTTGTCGATTGCCACAGAAGATGGTATCGAAAAGCTCACGGCGACCCACGAGCACCCCTTCTGGTCTCCATCGCAAGACGCTTGGGTTGACGCAGCGAACCTCACGCCAGGGATGACGCTCCTAACCGATGATGGCACGACCGTTATCATCACGGACAACAAGGCCTTCACCAGGGCGGCGACTACCTACAACCTGACGGTTGACGACCTGCACACGTACTATGTGCTGGCGGGGGCTACGCCAGTACTCGTTCACAATTCCGGCGGCTGCAACGTTGCGGATGGCCCCCGACTTCAAGCTCGGCTCGCAGCGGAGGAGCTCGCTGGAGCGGACGGCCATGCTTTCCAGAAGCATGTTGTAGAGCAGGGGGAGTTCCCCGGAATTCGGACCCGCGCACAATTCGCCGACATGATTGAAGGTGTAATCCTGAACGGCGAGCGTCGCGTGCGATCCGATGGTGCGTCTGCTTATTGGCGGAACGGAGTAATTGTGATCCGCAACCCCAGGTCGAGGGACGGTGGTACTGTCTTCGCACCTCAAGAGGGGTATAGGTACTTCACCAGGAACTTCAGATCGGAGTGA
- a CDS encoding DNRLRE domain-containing protein — protein sequence MTRISRRALGRGVGVAVLATVVAATGIVYAGLELDGDATPGGGHDRPAKSVSEATAVREAARSGKNVEVTAARTSHSTTWARPDGLMAKQLHSSPIRAKVGGEWKPIDTSLRRTKNGWEPRATNTRMVFSAGSDEHAEQRASRASVQRVSLVKQASVEDTGTPLVTLYVDNGTDAIQLTWPGPVPAPIIDGNRVLYPEIFPGGDLVLTADDDGFGQLVVLKNRAAAADPHARQLLYGLHSATLTFRLSPRSGIISAEDAYGTEVAVSSTPLMWDSSGKPAVTDGNVGATAQPTAPESPNASDPGSPSPTDNPSPSPTDDEPVESDEQSDTDVEDLPSATDGPPPTVSESPLPSAPAEPTPAPSQTGLASTLSLPLLDGPSPDSRGALVEVDLSDGAWALTPDQDLLNDPETTYPVFIDPSVKKHTQNWTTAYDRHPNATFYNGAGFNKGGTHEARVGFESDTWGTSRSFFNISFDKDLKGTKITSARLRVLETYSWSCSARSVSVHLTGPINSRTNWKNAPELHDGNKLATKSFAHGYKSGCPDAHETFDVRSGAQNAADDGEDTITFGLRARDEDSQYAWKKFRANGDDAPSMVLVYNRKPSIVSNSLDLGPDGRCTTTKPYVRMGSGDLTFTAKATDKDKNLDYFDFDLWELGKWDTTGDRLGSTGKVSVGGDTGTALGITDRFPTGGLKNGATYSWRVRAVDDAKSTSGFYPTKAPCRFVLDTAAPRPPVASSSDYPNADGSNNGFGSGAEDSNWSTKKFGTPGSFTFRALNTDVVRYEYGFNSPSYTGSASRQAGLPTSHQSTVTDAKPPAAGPNVLYVRAVDSAGNPSEPTKYFFYVTPRDQADAPGDFTGDKLADLMAVTKDGNLYLYPTQFDKDLVKGTGDLDYSMPGAYRANPDKDPNGGDEEPPYVQAPAGHFKGALITHNGDITGGDGLQDLVVRLDGRLWVYPGDGYGAVNIDKRQEILLPNNAPDPDDLTQIAAAGDITGDGRTDFFATVHTDTSDELWAFTGYHGATVEQAVLLTTSSTWNERDIVTVQDVSGDGIADLLFRTDASGRLLLRKGIPASGGGVDLTSLALSGNSAGGADTEYAASGWSKTSVPMLMGTPDVNADTIPDIWAIQADGTVKYHAGSKTALSGSGIQVIGANPHWPTRIAIG from the coding sequence ATGACGCGCATATCGCGCCGCGCACTGGGACGTGGGGTCGGTGTGGCGGTTCTCGCGACTGTGGTCGCTGCAACCGGCATCGTCTACGCCGGACTGGAACTGGACGGCGACGCCACGCCTGGCGGCGGTCATGACCGGCCCGCAAAATCCGTGAGCGAAGCCACAGCTGTGCGGGAAGCTGCACGAAGCGGCAAGAACGTCGAGGTGACCGCAGCGCGGACCTCTCACTCCACCACATGGGCCCGTCCCGACGGGCTGATGGCGAAGCAACTGCACTCTTCGCCGATCCGCGCCAAGGTGGGCGGGGAGTGGAAGCCGATCGACACGAGTCTGCGCCGGACCAAGAACGGGTGGGAGCCGCGAGCCACCAACACCCGGATGGTTTTCTCGGCCGGTTCTGACGAGCACGCCGAGCAGCGTGCCTCCCGTGCGTCCGTGCAGCGAGTCTCTCTGGTGAAGCAGGCGTCCGTGGAGGACACCGGAACCCCGCTGGTCACGTTGTATGTGGACAATGGCACAGATGCGATACAGCTGACGTGGCCCGGCCCCGTCCCCGCACCGATCATCGACGGGAACCGGGTGCTGTACCCGGAGATCTTCCCGGGTGGTGACCTGGTGCTGACCGCCGACGATGACGGATTCGGTCAACTGGTCGTGCTGAAGAACCGTGCTGCTGCCGCCGATCCGCATGCCCGGCAGCTCCTGTACGGCCTGCACTCCGCAACCCTGACCTTCCGCCTGAGCCCGCGCTCCGGCATCATCAGCGCCGAAGATGCTTACGGCACCGAAGTAGCCGTGTCCTCCACGCCACTGATGTGGGACAGCAGCGGCAAGCCGGCCGTGACCGACGGCAACGTAGGGGCAACGGCCCAGCCGACGGCTCCGGAATCCCCCAACGCCAGCGACCCCGGCAGCCCCTCGCCGACCGACAACCCGAGCCCGAGCCCCACAGACGACGAACCCGTGGAGTCCGACGAGCAAAGTGACACCGACGTGGAGGACCTGCCCTCGGCGACCGACGGGCCACCCCCCACGGTCTCGGAGTCTCCTCTGCCGTCCGCGCCGGCAGAGCCGACGCCGGCACCTTCCCAGACTGGTTTGGCATCGACACTGAGCCTGCCACTGCTCGACGGCCCGTCACCGGATTCCCGCGGCGCGCTGGTGGAGGTCGACCTGTCCGACGGGGCCTGGGCTCTTACTCCTGACCAGGACCTCCTGAATGATCCGGAGACCACCTATCCGGTCTTCATCGACCCGTCGGTCAAGAAGCACACCCAGAACTGGACCACTGCGTACGACCGCCATCCCAACGCCACCTTCTACAACGGCGCGGGCTTCAACAAGGGCGGCACCCACGAGGCCCGCGTCGGATTTGAATCCGACACATGGGGCACCTCGCGCTCCTTCTTCAACATCTCCTTCGACAAGGACCTGAAGGGCACAAAAATCACCAGCGCCAGACTGCGGGTGCTGGAGACCTACTCGTGGTCCTGCAGCGCCCGCTCGGTCAGCGTTCACCTCACCGGACCGATCAACTCCCGTACCAACTGGAAGAACGCGCCCGAACTCCACGACGGCAACAAGCTGGCGACCAAGAGCTTCGCTCACGGCTACAAGTCCGGCTGCCCCGACGCACACGAAACCTTCGACGTGAGAAGCGGCGCCCAGAATGCCGCCGATGACGGCGAGGACACCATCACCTTCGGGCTGCGCGCCCGTGACGAAGACTCCCAGTACGCCTGGAAGAAGTTCCGGGCCAACGGTGACGACGCGCCCTCCATGGTCCTGGTCTACAACCGCAAGCCGTCGATCGTCTCCAATTCCCTGGACCTTGGTCCGGACGGGAGGTGCACGACCACCAAGCCGTACGTGCGCATGGGCTCGGGCGACCTCACTTTTACCGCCAAGGCCACGGACAAGGACAAGAACCTCGACTATTTCGACTTCGACCTCTGGGAGCTGGGCAAGTGGGACACCACGGGTGACCGGCTCGGCTCGACGGGCAAGGTGTCCGTTGGAGGCGACACCGGTACCGCTCTCGGCATCACTGACAGGTTCCCCACCGGCGGGCTCAAGAACGGTGCCACGTACTCGTGGCGCGTCCGCGCGGTGGACGACGCAAAGTCCACCTCGGGGTTCTACCCGACGAAGGCACCGTGCCGGTTCGTTCTCGACACGGCCGCACCGCGACCACCGGTGGCGTCCTCCAGCGACTACCCGAACGCCGATGGCAGCAATAACGGCTTTGGCAGCGGCGCCGAAGACTCCAACTGGAGCACCAAGAAGTTCGGCACACCAGGGTCCTTCACCTTCCGCGCCCTCAACACCGACGTCGTACGCTACGAGTACGGGTTCAACTCACCCAGCTACACCGGCTCCGCGTCAAGACAGGCCGGATTGCCCACTTCGCATCAGTCCACTGTCACCGATGCCAAGCCACCGGCCGCCGGACCGAACGTACTGTACGTACGGGCCGTCGACAGTGCCGGAAACCCCTCGGAACCGACGAAGTACTTCTTCTACGTCACCCCACGCGACCAGGCTGACGCGCCCGGGGACTTCACCGGTGACAAACTCGCCGACCTCATGGCTGTGACCAAGGACGGAAACCTCTACCTCTACCCCACGCAGTTCGACAAGGACCTCGTCAAGGGCACCGGCGACCTCGACTACTCCATGCCAGGCGCCTACCGCGCCAATCCTGACAAGGACCCCAACGGCGGCGACGAAGAGCCTCCCTACGTGCAGGCACCTGCCGGTCATTTCAAGGGCGCCCTGATCACCCACAACGGTGACATCACGGGAGGCGACGGCCTCCAGGACCTCGTCGTCCGCCTCGACGGCAGGCTCTGGGTCTATCCCGGAGACGGCTACGGCGCCGTCAACATCGACAAACGCCAGGAAATCCTCCTTCCCAACAACGCGCCCGATCCAGACGACCTCACCCAGATCGCGGCCGCAGGCGACATCACCGGCGACGGACGTACCGACTTCTTCGCCACCGTCCACACCGACACATCCGACGAACTGTGGGCCTTCACCGGATACCACGGCGCCACCGTGGAACAGGCAGTACTTCTGACCACCTCCTCCACATGGAATGAACGCGACATCGTCACCGTCCAGGATGTCTCCGGCGACGGCATCGCCGACCTGCTCTTCCGTACCGACGCCTCCGGAAGACTGCTCCTGCGCAAGGGAATCCCTGCATCCGGCGGCGGCGTCGACCTCACCTCGCTCGCCCTCTCCGGCAACTCCGCCGGCGGAGCCGACACCGAGTACGCCGCCTCCGGCTGGTCCAAGACCAGCGTGCCCATGCTCATGGGCACTCCCGATGTCAACGCGGACACCATCCCCGACATCTGGGCCATCCAAGCCGACGGCACCGTCAAGTACCACGCAGGCAGCAAGACCGCCCTCTCCGGTTCAGGAATCCAGGTCATAGGCGCCAATCCACACTGGCCCACTCGCATCGCGATCGGCTGA
- a CDS encoding MafI family immunity protein, with the protein MVQSYAAWEKRVQDLVESLTGPDSERMRGHVLDFLRAGEHGLAVETLADWIGDLEEPAVVAPADRARVLELASDFPEETRIRVRHALTDSCRRMRHKVGGVLMTGQRVHRALDSFFWQ; encoded by the coding sequence ATGGTGCAGTCTTACGCAGCGTGGGAGAAACGTGTACAGGATCTGGTTGAGTCCCTAACGGGTCCCGACTCGGAGCGCATGCGCGGGCACGTTCTTGACTTCCTCAGGGCCGGTGAGCACGGGCTCGCTGTCGAAACGCTTGCCGACTGGATCGGGGATCTGGAGGAACCCGCGGTCGTTGCGCCAGCCGACCGTGCAAGGGTGCTCGAGCTGGCGTCGGACTTTCCCGAGGAGACACGGATTCGTGTGAGGCATGCTCTGACTGATAGCTGCCGACGGATGAGGCACAAGGTCGGTGGAGTCCTCATGACCGGGCAGCGGGTGCACAGGGCACTCGATTCATTCTTCTGGCAGTGA